The following coding sequences lie in one Panicum virgatum strain AP13 chromosome 6N, P.virgatum_v5, whole genome shotgun sequence genomic window:
- the LOC120679515 gene encoding uncharacterized protein LOC120679515 — protein sequence MEGVGARLGRTSARYGPATTFTGPVRKWRKEWVPVAAAAAASANGGAASSTGTGSGGGSRGNNLLLFKWTPVNGTNGGGGGDGEQQAAAEETATRRRRYVPVSVVEEERQESAKSDDENKANDGDPSSNETEPSNGKTDINDTPMDEPQASDEDARDSGKNGGGTDLNLNLGLKDPDGDNEGDTAEQHEGAKNPQTENNRFKRKSVTPDLEMRM from the exons ATGGAAGGCGTGGGCGCGCGGCTGGGGCGCACCTCCGCGCGCTACGGCCCGGCGACGACGTTCACGGGCCCCGTCAGGAAGTGGCGCAAGGAGTGggtccccgtcgccgccgccgccgcagccagcgCCAACGGAGGCGCGGCGTCCTCCACGGGTACGGGATCCGGTGGCGGGTCCCGTGGGAATAACCTTCTCCTGTTTAAGTGGACCCCGGTAAACGGGACcaacgggggaggaggaggcgacggggagcagcaggcggcggccgaggagaCGGCCACCAGACGCCGGCGGTATGTGCCG GTTTCTGTAGTTGAAGAGGAAAGGCAAGAATCTGCGAAATCCGATGATGAAAATAAAGCTAATGATGGAGATCCGTCTTCAAATGAAACTGAGCCATCAAATGGAAAGACTGATATCAATGATACACCTATGGATGAACCTCAG GCATCAGATGAGGATGCTCGAGATTCTGGTAAAAATGGTGGTGGAACAGacctaaatttgaatttgggttTGAAAGACCCGGATGGTGATAATGAAGGTGATACAGCAGAGCAACATGAAGGGGCCAAGAACCCGCAGACAGAGAATAATAGATTCAAGAGAAAATCCGTAACCCCTGACCTTGAGATGAGAATGTAA
- the LOC120678888 gene encoding grpE protein homolog 2, mitochondrial-like isoform X1: MAAAARLLARISRQGVASAAVAGAVRQRPDAAALLGASALAAADPCASIKVIPLLNQSARYTTSAFQRSGFSTSAPQQDDKEANKHADDGVSKSAGVSTEASGEDVPGINKTQEPGSQDSVSQPNRRRRATKRTAFSDSDSEDLDLSKEDLVKLLLEKDESLKLKDQEVKDMKDKVLRSYAEMENVLARTKRESENTKKYAIQNFSKSLLDVADNLSRASSVVKESFSKIDTSNNSDEAVPLLKTLLEGVEMTEKQLGEVFKKFGVEKFDPLNEKFDPNRHYALFQIPDPSKPSGTVAAVVKVGYMLHDRVLRPAEVGVTEGGPVEEEPEEKSSKSE; this comes from the exons ATGGCAGCGGCCGCGCGCCTCCTCGCGCGAATCTCCCGGCAGGGCGTCGCCTCGGCAGCTGTGGCGGGGGCGGTGAGGCAGCGGCCAGatgcggcggcgctcctgggGGCGtccgcgctggcggcggcggatccctgCGCTTCGATCAAG GTCATTCCTTTGTTGAATCAATCAGCACGATATACAACATCGGCATTTCAAAGGTCTGGGTTTTCAACTTCGGCACCTCAGCAAGATGATAAGGAGGCAAACAAACATGCAGATGATGGAGTTAGTAAAAGTGCTGGAGTGAGTACTGAAGCTTCAGGTGAAGATGTGCCTGGAATCAACAAAACCCAGGAACCAGGTTCACAGGATTCTGTATCACAGCCTAATAGGCGGAGGAGAGCTACTAAACGAACTGCATTTTCTGATTCAGATTCAGAAGACCTAGACCTATCGAAGGAGGACCTCGTGAAGCTACTTCTTGAGAAAGATGAGTCTTTGAAATTGAAAGATCAGGAGGTTAAAGACATGAAGGATAAGGTGCTGCGCAGCTATGCCGAGATGGAGAATGTCCTTGCCAGAACAAAGCGGGAATCGGAGAACACCAAGAAGTATGCCATACAG AACTTCTCCAAGAGTTTGTTAGATGTTGCAGACAATTTGTCTCGAGCATCATCTGTTGTCAAGGAAAGTTTCTCAAAGATAGATACTTCCAACAATTCTGATGAAGCTGTACCACTACTAAAAACCTTGCTAGAGGGAGTTGAGATGACTGAGAAGCAACTTGGAGAG GTCTTCAAGAAATTTGGAGTTGAAAAGTTTGATCCTCTGAATGAGAAATTTGATCCGAATAGGCACTATGCACTTTTCCAAATTCCTGATCCTTCAAAACCGTCAGGGACTGTAGCTGCTGTTGTGAAG gtTGGCTAcatgttacatgaccgtgtTCTCCGTCCTGCTGAAGTTGGTGTCACTGAGGGCGGTCCAGTTGAAGAAGAACCAGAGGAGAAATCCAGCAAGTCAGAATAA
- the LOC120678888 gene encoding grpE protein homolog 2, mitochondrial-like isoform X3: MAAAARLLARISRQGVASAAVAGAVRQRPDAAALLGASALAAADPCASIKVIPLLNQSARYTTSAFQRSGFSTSAPQQDDKEANKHADDGVSKSAGVSTEASDSEDLDLSKEDLVKLLLEKDESLKLKDQEVKDMKDKVLRSYAEMENVLARTKRESENTKKYAIQNFSKSLLDVADNLSRASSVVKESFSKIDTSNNSDEAVPLLKTLLEGVEMTEKQLGEVFKKFGVEKFDPLNEKFDPNRHYALFQIPDPSKPSGTVAAVVKVGYMLHDRVLRPAEVGVTEGGPVEEEPEEKSSKSE; this comes from the exons ATGGCAGCGGCCGCGCGCCTCCTCGCGCGAATCTCCCGGCAGGGCGTCGCCTCGGCAGCTGTGGCGGGGGCGGTGAGGCAGCGGCCAGatgcggcggcgctcctgggGGCGtccgcgctggcggcggcggatccctgCGCTTCGATCAAG GTCATTCCTTTGTTGAATCAATCAGCACGATATACAACATCGGCATTTCAAAGGTCTGGGTTTTCAACTTCGGCACCTCAGCAAGATGATAAGGAGGCAAACAAACATGCAGATGATGGAGTTAGTAAAAGTGCTGGAGTGAGTACTGAAGCTTCAG ATTCAGAAGACCTAGACCTATCGAAGGAGGACCTCGTGAAGCTACTTCTTGAGAAAGATGAGTCTTTGAAATTGAAAGATCAGGAGGTTAAAGACATGAAGGATAAGGTGCTGCGCAGCTATGCCGAGATGGAGAATGTCCTTGCCAGAACAAAGCGGGAATCGGAGAACACCAAGAAGTATGCCATACAG AACTTCTCCAAGAGTTTGTTAGATGTTGCAGACAATTTGTCTCGAGCATCATCTGTTGTCAAGGAAAGTTTCTCAAAGATAGATACTTCCAACAATTCTGATGAAGCTGTACCACTACTAAAAACCTTGCTAGAGGGAGTTGAGATGACTGAGAAGCAACTTGGAGAG GTCTTCAAGAAATTTGGAGTTGAAAAGTTTGATCCTCTGAATGAGAAATTTGATCCGAATAGGCACTATGCACTTTTCCAAATTCCTGATCCTTCAAAACCGTCAGGGACTGTAGCTGCTGTTGTGAAG gtTGGCTAcatgttacatgaccgtgtTCTCCGTCCTGCTGAAGTTGGTGTCACTGAGGGCGGTCCAGTTGAAGAAGAACCAGAGGAGAAATCCAGCAAGTCAGAATAA
- the LOC120678888 gene encoding grpE protein homolog 2, mitochondrial-like isoform X2 — MAAAARLLARISRQGVASAAVAGAVRQRPDAAALLGASALAAADPCASIKVIPLLNQSARYTTSAFQRSGFSTSAPQQDDKEANKHADDGVSKSAGVSTEASGEDVPGINKTQEPDSEDLDLSKEDLVKLLLEKDESLKLKDQEVKDMKDKVLRSYAEMENVLARTKRESENTKKYAIQNFSKSLLDVADNLSRASSVVKESFSKIDTSNNSDEAVPLLKTLLEGVEMTEKQLGEVFKKFGVEKFDPLNEKFDPNRHYALFQIPDPSKPSGTVAAVVKVGYMLHDRVLRPAEVGVTEGGPVEEEPEEKSSKSE; from the exons ATGGCAGCGGCCGCGCGCCTCCTCGCGCGAATCTCCCGGCAGGGCGTCGCCTCGGCAGCTGTGGCGGGGGCGGTGAGGCAGCGGCCAGatgcggcggcgctcctgggGGCGtccgcgctggcggcggcggatccctgCGCTTCGATCAAG GTCATTCCTTTGTTGAATCAATCAGCACGATATACAACATCGGCATTTCAAAGGTCTGGGTTTTCAACTTCGGCACCTCAGCAAGATGATAAGGAGGCAAACAAACATGCAGATGATGGAGTTAGTAAAAGTGCTGGAGTGAGTACTGAAGCTTCAGGTGAAGATGTGCCTGGAATCAACAAAACCCAGGAACCAG ATTCAGAAGACCTAGACCTATCGAAGGAGGACCTCGTGAAGCTACTTCTTGAGAAAGATGAGTCTTTGAAATTGAAAGATCAGGAGGTTAAAGACATGAAGGATAAGGTGCTGCGCAGCTATGCCGAGATGGAGAATGTCCTTGCCAGAACAAAGCGGGAATCGGAGAACACCAAGAAGTATGCCATACAG AACTTCTCCAAGAGTTTGTTAGATGTTGCAGACAATTTGTCTCGAGCATCATCTGTTGTCAAGGAAAGTTTCTCAAAGATAGATACTTCCAACAATTCTGATGAAGCTGTACCACTACTAAAAACCTTGCTAGAGGGAGTTGAGATGACTGAGAAGCAACTTGGAGAG GTCTTCAAGAAATTTGGAGTTGAAAAGTTTGATCCTCTGAATGAGAAATTTGATCCGAATAGGCACTATGCACTTTTCCAAATTCCTGATCCTTCAAAACCGTCAGGGACTGTAGCTGCTGTTGTGAAG gtTGGCTAcatgttacatgaccgtgtTCTCCGTCCTGCTGAAGTTGGTGTCACTGAGGGCGGTCCAGTTGAAGAAGAACCAGAGGAGAAATCCAGCAAGTCAGAATAA